Genomic DNA from Panthera uncia isolate 11264 chromosome E3, Puncia_PCG_1.0, whole genome shotgun sequence:
aaaagaaatcgcAACTAAACCCAACATAATGAGAGAGGGGCCACGACTCTTCCTCCAGGGAACACACTCTTCTTATCCGTCTCTTTTTCCCTGTGATGCTCTGGGGAGCTTCCTTGGATTGGCCGGACATCGTCCTGGGGAATCAGGACTCCAGGAAAACAAGCCAATAAGACACTTCAAGGAGGGAGCATTGTCATCCAAAGGTGGTAGAGACCTCGGAGGTCAGAGTCAGGTTCAAATTGAGGAGACCGTTCTAAGCCTCAAGAGTCCCTTACATGTTCTTATCTAGACGTGGCCTTGAATAGACAGACAATCAGAAGGCTGGGGAGCCCACCCTCCCCTGACTTTCCCAGCTGTCTGACCTTGGGGTAGTCACCCAAGCTCTTAGACCGTCAGCTTATTCCTTTACTTGATACATTTTTAGGGAGTTCGTATTATGTGCCTGGTACTAAGAATGTTATCAGTTAACTGATTGGCTAACTAATTAAATAGCTAttagtgggggcacctgggtggctcagtcgggtgagcggctgacttcggtcCAGGTCTGATCTGATgatttgtaggttcaagccccgccttgggttctgtgctgacagctcagagcctggagcctgctttggattctgtttccctttctctgcccttcccctgctcgcactctgtctctgtctctgtttctgtctctctctcaaaaataaataaacatttaaaaaaaaaaagaaggactcAAAAATGTGCACTTTCTGCCTATacctctcctctgagctccagggGCACACATCGAACTAGATGCCTCTACATGGATGTTTCCCTTCAACCTGGCCAAACTCCCACAGACCAAGCTGCCTCCCTGGGCGCCCTGCCTCTGTGCAGGGTAACACCAGCACGCCTGGAGCCATTGCTGACGCctgtgtccctccctgcccccagccacgACCAAATTCAGTCTGCTTAACCCCCTAATACCTCTCAAATCTACTCATTCCTCTTCAGTTCCACGACCGCCCCTGCTCCAagctttcctctctcccctggacGACAACGGTTGTCTTCTCACTGGTCCCCAGTATCACTCTGGCCCCTGCCAATCCTTCTCCATGCAGCAGCCAGAGGCACTGtttgaaaatacaaatctaaTTCAGTCACTCCCTCCATAGGATCTTTCAGTGGATCCCTTTTGCTCTGAATGCCAACTTCTTAACATGGCCAACAAAGTCTTGCAAATAATTCCTCATTTTGTAAGTATTCATTCATTAGTGATCAGTGTGATTATATTTTGCAGGTCCAGGCACTGGGGTATGGACTTTTGAGGGATGTCCGTAGAAATTCTGCCAACTGCACCAACCACTGAACGTGACGTTAGATGAAATTAACTGGGCAATTACTCAATTTCTCATTGTTTAAAAGCCAGCATCTGGCACAATGTCTGGCGTGTAGAAGGCATCCAACAGACACTGGCTAAACAAATGAGTATTACAAGATACTTCGGGGAATgtacgttaaagaaaaaaataactaaggaTGGACTCACAGATTTTGCTATCGGGATGTTCATCcatgcacttctttttttttaatgtttactttattttttgagagagaaagagagagagtgcacaggtagagacagagagagagggagagagagaatcccaagcaggctctgcgctgtgagtgcagagcccgatgtgggactcaaactcgcaaactgtgagatcacaacttgagctgaagtcagatgcttaaccaaccgagccaaccaggtgctccatGCACTTCctataatagtaaaaatatgaaaaaacctAGAGGTCCAATAATTGGGGTTGATGATATcagagccccccccaccccccaccccatgcaggAGAGTTATACACAGCCACTAAAAATCACGGTATATGGATTTATACTCATTGACAGGGGGAAATGTTTACAGTGCACTAAGTGAAAAAGCAAGTTGTTGAGGTCATGGctccattttaatgtttaaaatatttttaaaaatcaatacatcTTAAAGGATCACTGAAATATTCACATTGTCATCGCTAGTGATGaattacattcatttttcttctccctttctccttctctttcccttctccttccttccctatcttccttcttctttctttctttctttctttctttctttctttctttcttttctatgttttctacCAAGAGCatgtttttaataatactttCAAAATTAGTtaaccttcacacacacacacacacacacacacacacacgcatgcatgcacacggggtggggtgggggcaagtggcaaagagacagagagatataTAAGCCAGGCTAGAGGCTTGTTCACTCATTTGCTGAATGTGTCCTAGCCTAGCCACGTACTGTGTTAGTGTTCCCAATTTTAAGTGTATGTCTAGACACACCTTACGCTTAAGTGAAGCTACTGTCTTGTTAAAGTGTGGTATCCTGTCCTGCCCTTACAAACTCTCCCTAAGGAAACACGCATGGCTCCCTGGATCTGAAGTGAACCATCAAGGGCAATCGATaggtgggtatatatatatatatatatatatatatatatatatatatatatactcaacTTCCCAAACAGCTGCCAGCTCCCCAACTTGAAATGATGCTTCAGCACCACCTATCGTGACCCTCTCCCAGGGCAGGGGGAGGTAAGGGAATGGATGGGGGTGATGATTCACCTATGCCAGAGAACCTGTCATTCTTTGTCTAGTGGGCTTGAAAGCAAACCTAAACCCTTTTCTTTCTAGGGGGAAGAAGCGGTTGTGGAAATCCAGAAGCCTGGCTGTCTTGGGAATTTTTCAGCTGACACCAAGGAAAATTCTAAggatgagttcaggccctgccaCTTAAGTAGCTAATTGACCTGGAGTGTCTCTTAACCTCCCCTTCTCCTCGTGGGGACAGTAATATTTCACAGAGTTGTTGGGACGACTAATGACATGACATGATATTGGCAAACCAGGCAACGTTGAACAAACGTAAGTCATGAGCAGGGTCAGCTCTGTGGGTGCGATCTGCACTTGGAAGGACCTTATGCtcgctttctttttattttttttttaagtttatttattttgagaggtagagagaaagcacaagtggggaaggggcagagagagagaagagagcaaaaatcccaagcaggctccataccagcagccccgacgtggggctggaacccacgaactgtgagatcatgacctgagcggaagtcagacgcttaaccgattgagccccccaggctccccaggaaggGCCCCACGCTTGATTTAATGCTCTGCTGCTGCCATattgaaattcttaatttgtgAACAAGGAgccttgcattttaatttttctatcgGGTCCCACAGATTATGGAGCTGGTGTTGGTTACAAACCTTGTTTCGTGGCCACACCCACAGGAGGTCACAGGGATGCATCCTACCCAGGGTTTCATAAAAACTCTAAACCCAGTGGAGGTCAATCCTTACAGACCCAGACTGTGTCCTCTGAGAAACTACCATACCTCGTTACTCATTTTGTTGTGAAACCTGCAAGCTGTCCTTTCCATTCACCCCTAAGACGTTGTGCGGTTTTTTGTTAGCAAATAGCAGTATCTTCTCACTAAGGAGCTTATTCTAAGCTCCTGGGTGAAAAcctatttaacaaatgttttccaAGTCTCTTTGAGTGGGTAAAGGAAAGCCTTCACCAGAGAAACATCTCACTTGTAAATAAACTCCAGCAACTAGATGTCTCCCCATATCACTATACAGATGAATCAGTGAGgtattaaaattcagatttgggggaggaggggttctTACCTTGCCAGCCAGAAGTTGCTTTCCCGTGATCCTAGCTTTTTCATCCCTGACATTTAAGAATCTCAGCTCTTcgtgttttcaaataatttgctgCAGTCTTGTAGGACATTTGAGACTCTTTTGGAATAGGTGGGGAACAACAAAGCATGATGGATGGTTTTAACCATACTGGCCATTATTTAAGTAAGACTTGAGACTCCCACCAGGTCCACCTTATGACTGTCATTGTCCCTCAGGGGAACCCAGGCCCTCTAGTCTCCACAGCTGGAGTCTTTGAGGCTAGTCAATGACAAGCCCTGGGGATTGAGGGTAAACAGGACACACCCAGTCCTTACCTTCCAGGAGCTTCTGTTTTGGGGGAGGAGATGGACACTGagcaagcaaaagaaaccagatcATGGTAAGTGCTCTGGAGAAAAAACACAAGGTGATGAGACTGATGGGCAGACAGGGAGGCCTCTCTGTGATGGAGCTGTAGGGGAGGAAGAAACTTTCCCTCTAATCTCTTAGGTTCTGGTACTGGGACATGCTAATTAAACCAAtgaaagacagattaacagggaaaaaaaggcacaatatgattttacttacatggaGTTCGCAGCAAAGAAGCGAAACTCTAAAGAACAACTAGACCTAGGAGCTTATATATTTTAGAGTGATAAATTTTGGAGAAGTGGCTAAACCAAGGAAAGGGGATTCGGGCTCCTGGGAGTGATAAACCATGGGGAAGTGACTAGGAAATACATGGGGGACTAATGGAAGAGAAGGGGTATTTTAGAAAGGTCTGTTTATGCAGACCTCTCCCGGCATCAACTCTCCATCCCCAGACATGGGTTGCTCTCTGTTCCTGGTACAGGGAAGGAACTTTCCTCTCGGGAAATTTATGCCCTACTTTTAGACAGATAAGCAGAGATCAGAGACCTCCTCTTGTGTTCATTGTTCCTCAACTGCCTTCGGCTCAAAATAGTTCAAgcggcatattttggggtggcagaGTCTGATCCCCTTAGGGCCAGAATGGCTTCTCTTTCTGAGTTGTGAGGTCATTTCCCTCAGTCACAGGGCACAGTCACCTAATGGTTCCTGTTAAGCTTCTCTTTCTCAGCCCTGCTATGGACACAGGAGGCACCACAGCTGAGTGTCTGGGCCTCACTCACTGATGTCCCGAAAGCCCTGTGATCAATCAGcccaaaggacagagagaggtcACAGCTGGCCAATGCCTGGTCCCACAGCCTTCACCTGCCACACTTAagggccaaggtcacagagcaggaCCCTCCACTCTTCCATGCTCAACCATTTATTAAGtcaacttttggggcgcctggtgacgcaatcaattaagcgtccaactttggctcaagtcatgatctcgcagtccttgggtttgagccccacgtcggagtctgtgctgacagctcagaacctggaacctgcttcagatctgtgcctccctctctctctctgcccctccctcactcactctgtctctctgtctctctctctcaaaaaatataaaataaacatttaaaaaaatttgttttaagtcaaCTTTCTGTGGAAGTAAAACACCCACACAGAAAATactaaattttcataaaaatgtaaccagcaccagggcacctgggtggctcggtcggataagcatcggactttggctcaggtcatgatctcgtggtttgtgagttcggtccctgcattgggctctgcactggcagcgtagagcctgcttgggattctctctctctctctctctctctgccctcctcccccccactctctctctcaaaataaatcaaatcaataaacttaacaataaataaataaaacaatatcaaCACAGCAGAACCTCCTCAcccccagtccctgccctcccctcaaGGGTAACTACTGTCCCATCTGGCACCTTAGATGAGCTTTACCCAGAATATCTTTGTTTTGAAAAGGCTGTAAAGCAAATAACAGCAACAATGGCCACCATTTATTGTTGGCTAACTCTGTGCCTGGCCCAGTGTCAAGTGCTTCACCTGTATTCCCTGTCATTAATCCTATAGAGTaggttgtattatttttatttatttttttaaaatttattttgagggggggagaggcagagagagacagggagccagactccaaagcaggctccacactgtcagtgcagagcccaacacagggcttgaactcatgaaccaactcatgaaccatgggattgtgacctgggctgaaaccaagagtcagacactttactgactgagctacccgggcgcccccagcTTCCTTCGTTTTAATTTTTGCTTCCAACTTAGGACCGACCAGAGGAAGCCAAGTATGTCCCCTCACACCATCACATAGGATGGTCAGCTTTCCCAGGCCAACAGCCTCCTCTCAGGACATATGTGAACCCCCTCTTTTTTCCGCTATAAAGCTTtcccactcctctgcctgcctttgagtctctgccgAATTCAAGGGCTCACTCCCTTGCTCGGGGAGGCTCTGGATTAATAGCCTTTGCCTGTTCTCATTTGTTGGTCTTCACTTGCATCCACACTGGGGATACAGAGTTGAGCAAACACAGACCTTCAACCTGACgaactgcatgatcatgacctgagctaaaaccaagagtcagacactcaaccaactgagccacccaggtgccccaaaactctgCCCCCATTAAACATctaccccctctcccctctccctcactctctggtACCCACcattctttctgtccctgtgtATTTAATGACTCGAGGGACTTCATAAAAAGGGAgccatacaatatttgttcttttgcatgAACCAACATTTTGACCCCCAGATTGCACACACTGGAATTCACATATAATCATGGCTGCCTCGTTGATTCAGAGGATATGTTTACTGGGTCTTTCTTATCTTTACTCCCTATCAGAAAAGTAGCATGAAAATCTAAAGTGTCTTGGTTTAACCTATatgctattttcatttaaatgggaagatttttaaaactgtttttttatcTCTATGGACAATTGTAAGCCCTTCCACGGAAAGAAACGACTCAGCGAGTTTCTATGGCAACTTAATGGCAGCAACCTACATTCTTGAGACTGATTTTCAGAAACTGCTTTCTTAGGGCTGGGCAAGTTGATGCTGGCTGGTAATCCTGTTTTCAAGCTCTTTTTTGCcgatttcatttatccattcatcaaataaTTACTGAGCACCTAACTAGGTCAGGGACTGTACCAGGCATTGGGGCATATCATGTGGGCAAGACAGAAATAGTGCTGACTTGACATTTGGTAATTTAAGAAATGCTGTGGGTGTTCCTGAGAGGAAGTTCTCATTGACAACACCAGCAATGCTGGGAGTACGTAGGGGGGTATATTTGGGGACAAACTAAAGGTGACTATCCTGACGGTATTTCCCAGGGAAGAGTCTAACGATCCTGAATTGTCTTCTTCGAAGCCACTGACTATTTCTGATTGCAACATGGGATTggtttttgactttaaaaaaacttgaattcaggggtgcctgggtggctcagtcatttgagcatcttgactcttgatttcagctcaaatcatgatcccaggcccgtgggatcaagccccacgtcaggctcctggctgagcatggagtctgcttgagattctctctctccctctgcccctctccccgactcatgtactctaaaataaaaatttttacttaaaaaaaaatttgaattcaggggagcctgggtggctcagtcggttgagtgcccaacttcggttcaggtcatgatctcacggtttgtgggttcaagccccacctcgggctctgttctgacagctcggagcctggagcctgcttcggattctgtgtctccctctctctctgcccctcccctgctcatgctctgtccctctctctcaaaaataaaataaacagtaaaaaaaaaaaaggcaagaaaacctTGAGGGAGGTCTCAAATGCCCCGTTTTTCCTGCAATTTTAGATCTGGGGTTTGGGAATGGTTGGGTGCTTtcctccatttttcctttttagtgtgtGCAATGTAGGAGAGAGCTGGGAAATGTCAGAGTCAAGACTTTTTTGGAAAGTCGTCCATCCAGTGCCATTTGCTGTGATGGACGAGTCTACTGTGTCCATCTGACCCTGACTTTGGGTCAACCCTGGACCGAAGTCAGCCTCGCACGTCCACAGCCTCAGAGGTTAAGAGCAGACCTGCCTCAAACGGCAGCCACTGTCACCTGGGGAGCCCTTTCCAGTTTACAGAGCGCCTCCGTTTGCGTTCACCTCGTTTCAGCCACTCTGTCCTCTTTGCCAGGCTTCTTGTGTCTTCTCCACACCGCCAGTGGGGTTCGTTTGCAGAACTGAAACCCTAGTTAAGGTTTGTTGAGGTTTGTTCTTCAATATTGGCTGTTCCCACCCACATTCCCTTgtgatataaatagaaaaaaaaaggtttaattaGTAAGGCAAGACATTTGAGCTACATCTACTTGATCCTTGAAAAGGAAATCTAAGAGGTTCTTACTATCACTTTTTCAATCCTATATAAGATAGGTCAGTAAGGCAGCAAAAGCACATCTGTTTTTTGCTCCTTCGACTCTTTTCCCTGATTCTTCTTGGGGGAAAGTCTAAAACGGTAAGTAGCTGGTGGACCTTCGAGACCCCagacttttctttcctaatgCGTTCCTATTAGGCTGGTGCAGGCTGTGCTCAGATGTCTCTTTCCCCGTGGGCTTGACTCCTGGAAGGATTTTGACCTCTGGCAGTTGGCTTTTTCGTGACTCTGATTCGCATCCTTCGGGATAGATAGCATCTTTTCCACCAAAGGTCTCCAAGGAGGCCAAGCTGTGAGAGGAATTGGTAGCACTGTATTTGCAGGCTGGTCTAGCAAACTGCCACTGCCTTTGTAACGTGATTTACTTCTGAACGTTTTGTAGACGGCTACGTGAATGGTTGATTGTGCAAATACAGTTTTTGCAAGAAAACGGGATCAAGTCATtctttaagttgtattttttttaaattttgtctttgaaGAACGTTCAGGAGACAAAGGGGGCTGGGATCCTTCCCACTTATGGTTTTTATGTGGGTGTTCTGTCCCATCACTTAATACAATGGCACGCTTATCACATTTTAAACCTTCCCCACAAAGACAGTTTCAGGGGCCTGGGAAGGGGTCGTGCTCCTGGACGTGCGTGTTCCCGCTTGCCATTTACCACATCTCATGTGTTCTGTGTGAACAGGTGGAAAATGAGCATCACAGACGTCCTTAGTGCTGACGACATTGCCGCAGCCCTGCAGGAGTGCCAAGGTAAAAGGAGAGTGAGGCAGGGGTGCGTATTTCCCACGTAGTCACGCCTCCAGCAAAGCCAcggaaattaaaaatgtgaacatttgAAAATTCGTGGGATCAGAGAATAAAACGGTCCTCAACCAAAGAACTAAAATTATAGAGATACGAGAGCTGAGCATATGGTTACATTTCCGTAAGGCCAAAGGAATGtactaaaagtgaaaaaaaaaaaaaaaaaaaggaagaagcctGTGGATGCCTGATGGAACCCAGTGACTGCGTTTTGCCCCACCAGTTAGACCAGTGCCTCTTGGCCACACAGCCTGTagaaagggagggggggtggcCCAGAGGAGAGGGACAAGAGATGGGTAAAAGCAAGTGGACAGGTaaggtggggagggacacaggagATGCCATCACCAAGCTGCCCAGTCTTGGCTGCCTCGAAATCTTGCACCAGTCATAGCCccctctttgtctttgtttttttatctatttgtttgtttgttccaagtctttatttaaattctagtcagttaacataGGCTTTGTCTTTTGGTAAAAGTTGAGAGCAGAGCGTCCTTGTAGCTCAATGATGGCCCGAGGAGGGTTTTTGATGACCTATGTTTTCAGCACCTTGGCCCCAATACGGAAGGTGATCCGGTGAGCCTGAGAATaaccctctctctgttcttcagaccCAGATACTTTTGAACCCCAAAAATTCTTCCAGACATCGGGCCTCTCCAAGATGTCGGCCAGTCAGGTGAAGGATGTTTTTCGGTTCATAGACAATGACCAGAGTGGGTATCTGGATGAAGAAGAGCTTAAGTAAGTTTTAccctaaagagagagagagagtggtgtgtgtgtgtgtgtgtgtgtgtgtgcacgcgcgcgcaggggaggggcagagaaagagggagggagagagaaccccaagcgagctccatactgtcaacacacaacccaacgaggggctcgaactcatgaacccatgagactgtgacctgagccgaaatcaagagtcagatgcttaaccgactgagccccccaggcacccctggaaagaagaagaagaagaaagaaaaacttttaaaaacaaaatgcccaCTGTTAGTTTCTACAAGGAAGGCGATTTTGGCTTGCAAAGACCTTTGAATATCACAGTTGCTGGGAACGGATGATTTGCttcaagaggaaaagagagggttAGCACAGACGTGTGTGGTCTTTCAGAAAAGTTCCATAATCTTTATTGCCCTGCAGGTTTTTCCTCCAGAAGTTTGAGAGCAGCGCTAGAGAGCTGACAGAGTCAGAAACCAAGTCCTTGATGGCGGCTGCAGATAATGACGGTGACGGGAAAATCGGGGCTGACGGTATGTTCACACCTGTACACGGCACAAAAGAATTAGCTCCTGAAGCAACCCGGGGGATTGGGCCATGAGATCGGGCGATGTGGTTAGTTAAAATCTCTCTTTCTTAACCTTGCTGCGCTTCAGtcttgtcatctgtaaaatgggcctaatGCGAGGATACAAATGATATATGTAGAGACTAGCGTGATGCCTGGGGATGTATCGTAGAAGCTGGTCCTGTGAGTCACTCACTGTCTATGACCCAAAAAATAGCCTTCACTTGACCAGGGGACTAGCTATTGCCTGGCTAATGATTTGCAAGATGCCCAATGCAAATTGGAAATAATATAAGGAATTGCCACTGCTGGGATTTGAGCCCCTCTGAATAAGGGAAGGATTGACATTCTCAAGTGTGTCTCAtgtcaaaatgtctatttttttaatgtttatttagttagttttaatgtttagttattattaagagacagtgaaagagcatgagcatgggaggggcagagggggagacacagaatccgaaacaggctccaggctctgagccgtcagcacagagcctgacgcggggctcggactcacaaaccgcgagatcatgacctgagctgacgtcggacgctgaaccgactgagccactcaggcgcccccaaaatgtctATTGACTTGCATAGGAAAGCCTCTTAGCTTTCAAGGGGttaaacaaacacattttcttgGACAGTAGCCCAAGTGGACAATAGTAGAGAATAGATCAAACGTCATGTACGGGGTCTTCTGTGTGCAGAGCCCTATATTCAGAGTTTAGTATAACTACATGGCTGGAGGATTATTTTAATCCGATTCAGTCATGTTGCTTACACGCTTCTTAGCTACACTGTGCATGCCAACTCGGGAGAATTTATGCCTGGTCTTTATGGCGGTactaattggaaattaaaaattctcattttaaaatccCGTCCAAATGATACCACTGTAACTTACTATGCAGGAGTTAATGTAGCTTCTATAGATAGTTCAGAACAAGAGTTTAGGTAAAAGAAGATGGATTTATTTAAATCTAACCACGGAAAAATTCCAAATAGGCGAAGCATACCAAGAACTATAAAGCAAATCTCCGGTTTTCGACTCCAATCAGTAGCAGCGACTCATCATTATTGTTACCATCATCATTGTCGTCTTTTAGTAACATAAGCTCTTGAGGGTAAGGTTAGGGTTCAAccgagaaaagggagaaaagggagttCAAAGGCCCACTCTATGAATTGCTTCCTACGTCtgcagaaaggaggaagaaaaggaagaaaactctcCTTCTCTATCTTAAAGTAGCCAGACAG
This window encodes:
- the OCM2 gene encoding putative oncomodulin-2; its protein translation is MSITDVLSADDIAAALQECQDPDTFEPQKFFQTSGLSKMSASQVKDVFRFIDNDQSGYLDEEELKFFLQKFESSARELTESETKSLMAAADNDGDGKIGADEFQEMVHS